The following are encoded in a window of Prevotella melaninogenica genomic DNA:
- a CDS encoding helix-turn-helix domain-containing protein produces the protein MQTNNHKISNYDDVLDIKYGKEGTEQRAKFEEEAKAYYASQILLQARKEAKMTQSELAKQVGTTKSYISKIENGVVEPGVGLFLRIISALGFQFDIYRPLGV, from the coding sequence ATGCAGACAAACAATCACAAAATATCAAATTATGATGATGTCTTAGACATCAAATATGGTAAAGAAGGTACAGAACAACGTGCGAAGTTTGAGGAAGAAGCAAAAGCTTATTATGCATCACAAATCCTTTTGCAAGCACGTAAGGAAGCAAAGATGACACAGAGCGAGCTTGCGAAACAGGTGGGTACAACGAAGTCTTATATCTCCAAGATTGAGAATGGTGTCGTTGAGCCAGGTGTCGGGTTGTTCCTCCGTATTATTAGTGCACTTGGTTTCCAGTTTGATATCTATCGCCCTTTAGGTGTTTGA
- a CDS encoding fatty-acid--CoA ligase gives MRKKKEKKDYERPECIVHEMETETFVCTSVTPNAPLTTEEEWEDGGVVDGGSIDF, from the coding sequence ATGAGAAAAAAGAAAGAAAAGAAAGATTACGAACGACCCGAGTGTATCGTTCACGAAATGGAAACAGAAACATTTGTCTGTACATCTGTTACTCCGAACGCGCCACTGACTACAGAGGAAGAATGGGAAGACGGGGGCGTAGTTGACGGCGGATCAATTGACTTTTAA